The DNA sequence GATTCCTCACACTTCGGTTCGGAATGACAGACGTTATTTTTTGACTCACCCTAACCCCTCTCTTAAAAGAGAGGGGCGAAAACCACCTTTCATTTGTTTAGGTACATTTCGGGGTGAGTAATAATAACCCCACTCCAGTCATTCCGAGCGATCCGCCGGCTGGCGGAGCCAGAGGAATCTAAATTGGAAAAGCAAGGTCCTTTGATGAAGAGCCACCATCCAACGAATCATTTCCCAAACAAACTATTCTATAACACATGAATACTTTCCGCCTGGTTACTTATATGTGACCCACATCACATTAATAATATTATTTAACGATTATAGGTTTTATAGGTCTTAATTTAAATCATTCAATAAAAGGGAAAATAATAAGACTAAACAATATCATTATGAAGTTGCCACACACCATCCCCCCCCCCAGAAAAAATATTCTGTTTTAATCTTGAATGTTTCGGTCTTTAATTATTCTCGAATAATGCAGGGAATTTCCGCATGAAACGATATAATCTCTTTTTTCGGCCTACTTATTTGGCAATGGATGTCTTTCTTTTATTGGGCACATTTTCGGTTGCGTATTGGTATGTTTTTTCATCGTTATTTCCATTGGATTATTCTTCCAATCTGGTCATTTTTGCAGTAATCGTATGGGTGATAATCGCTTTTGTATTTGATCTAAACGATCCCCGCCATGATGAATCTACAGATTACCGCCTTATCAAATTTCTAGGTGGCCAGTTGCTCTTTGCTCTTGCAGTTTCTTTATTTATTCTTTTTAGTAAACAGGATATTTCACTGATCTTTTTCGGCACATTTTTAATAGCTGAGTTCTTCATTTTAGGTCTTAACCGTGTGTTGTGGCTCGCGGTGTCCCGCAATATGCGATTGGCAGGGTATAATCAGCGAAATGTGTTTTTGTATGGTTCTGCTATTGAATATGATCTTCTAAAAAAGTGGACTCAAAGCAATAAAAGGTTTGGCTATCATTTAAATGGCTGGTTTCATCGGCAGGATAAAAATTTAGATATTGAAAACCTATCAAATGAATTTGAAACTATTTCCGGGAATGGGTCCGTCGATCATTTTGTATGTGATCCCACCCAACTTGATCGGGAAACACTGGAAACCGCTATAGATTGGGCAGAGGATAGAGGTGCACGTATTCACCTGATTGAACCGCGAACTGAAGATATCTCATTACGTCTGAGCCCTCGCGATCGGTTTGGCCCTTTTGCTGCCGTACGTCTTCGCCCGGAACCGCTAACGAACCCATATAGTCGCATAGTAAAACGAGTATTTGATGTATTGCTTTCGACAATCATTTTATCTTTATTTTACTGGTGGTTTTATGTTGTAGTCGGAATTTTGATCAAACTAACAAGTCGCGGTCCTGTTATTATTAAACAAAAACGCATTGGCATTGATGGTA is a window from the Candidatus Neomarinimicrobiota bacterium genome containing:
- a CDS encoding exopolysaccharide biosynthesis polyprenyl glycosylphosphotransferase, which codes for MKRYNLFFRPTYLAMDVFLLLGTFSVAYWYVFSSLFPLDYSSNLVIFAVIVWVIIAFVFDLNDPRHDESTDYRLIKFLGGQLLFALAVSLFILFSKQDISLIFFGTFLIAEFFILGLNRVLWLAVSRNMRLAGYNQRNVFLYGSAIEYDLLKKWTQSNKRFGYHLNGWFHRQDKNLDIENLSNEFETISGNGSVDHFVCDPTQLDRETLETAIDWAEDRGARIHLIEPRTEDISLRLSPRDRFGPFAAVRLRPEPLTNPYSRIVKRVFDVLLSTIILSLFYWWFYVVVGILIKLTSRGPVIIKQKRIGIDGIEFFCLKFRTMFSDKSAEIGYSHLTEKDDSRITYIGRLLRKSNLDELPQFINVFVGEMSVVGPRPHMVSEERKIVDKIKKYRIRRFVKPGITGWAAIHSFRGGTENMGLMQKRVDYDLDYIGNWTLWKDIKISAITFWQMLTLNTGAI